From Cydia strobilella chromosome 7, ilCydStro3.1, whole genome shotgun sequence, one genomic window encodes:
- the LOC134742875 gene encoding tyrosine-protein kinase transmembrane receptor Ror2 yields MDTSYKVITVLLYIVNSVHPYCGPYNGQICKTYTTGYVWYNHTGGLENEKITTGLWREMISTLREPCRSRAEKLLCAYAFPKCINKDGVGDFALPLCYEDCIAVKMQFCYNDWIVFEEQKRRGVYFESRGHFRFPECQKFPQFSGKGSHVTCNYVGITNMDYSEVTASCVRGNGRYYQGTVNVTESGKACQAWESQYPHQHTRPPLVFPEVQNSSNYCRNAGGEERGPWCYTMDPEVRWELCDIPLCANSTLEDDNIIGPSIEMENYFTPTFVLLLSVGGLGCVLGIASIALLCHYFFKNHYSKCNMPNRRNVPNMDIDLDKLPSNMAYHTTGAQLNPKLEKLEFPRNNIIYIRDLGQGAFGRVFQAKAPGLVPEEEFTLVAVKMLKDEASHDLQLDFEREACLLADFDHPNIVKLLGVCAIGRPMCLLFEYMGKGDLNEYLRACSTATNYPPMSEYREDLRLLATPLGHLDLLHVARQIASGMVYLSDRKFVHRDLATRNCLINDDMVVKIADFGLSHKIYLQDYYKGDEHDAIPVRWMPLESILYNKYTLESDVWAYGVCLWEIFSFALQPYFGMTHEEVVRFLKDGNVLACPDNTPRSVYDLMRQCWSTHPTDRPNFRLIYQMLDNIQMILERTHSD; encoded by the coding sequence ATGGATACGTCTTATAAAGTGATAACCGTGCTCCTTTATATCGTAAATTCCGTGCATCCTTACTGCGGCCCATACAATGGCCAAATATGCAAAACATATACAACCGGGTACGTGTGGTATAACCATACGGGTGGTCTGGAGAACGAAAAGATTACAACTGGGCTGTGGAGAGAAATGATATCGACTCTCAGGGAGCCGTGCCGCAGCCGCGCCGAGAAGCTCCTCTGTGCTTACGCATTCCCCAAATGCATCAACAAGGATGGGGTCGGCGACTTCGCGTTGCCTCTGTGCTACGAAGACTGCATCGCCGttaaaatgcagttttgttacAACGACTGGATCGTTTTTGAAGAGCAAAAACGCCGAGGCGTTTACTTTGAGTCTAGAGGCCATTTCCGATTTCCCGAATGCCAGAAATTTCCCCAGTTTTCAGGGAAAGGGTCACACGTGACGTGTAATTATGTGGGCATCACTAACATGGACTACAGTGAAGTGACCGCGAGCTGCGTGCGGGGCAACGGCCGGTACTACCAGGGTACGGTGAACGTCACCGAGAGTGGCAAGGCCTGCCAGGCCTGGGAGTCTCAGTACCCCCACCAGCACACGAGACCTCCGCTTGTGTTCCCAGAAGTGCAGAACTCTAGCAACTATTGCAGAAATGCTGGGGGTGAGGAGCGTGGGCCGTGGTGCTACACTATGGATCCTGAGGTTCGGTGGGAGCTCTGCGATATACCACTTTGTGCCAACTCCACCTTAGAAGATGACAATATTATTGGACCAAGTATAGAGAtggaaaactattttacgcCTACGTTTGTGTTATTGCTATCAGTTGGTGGCCTCGGGTGCGTTTTAGGGATTGCATCCATCGCTCTCTTGTGCCATTACTTTTTTAAAAATCATTACTCTAAGTGTAACATGCCTAACCGTAGAAATGTCCCAAACATGGATATCGATCTTGACAAACTCCCGAGCAATATGGCTTACCACACCACCGGGGCTCAGCTGAACCCTAAACTGGAGAAACTGGAGTTCCcaagaaataatattatttatatccgTGATTTAGGCCAAGGTGCTTTCGGTAGAGTGTTTCAAGCAAAGGCTCCTGGGCTGGTTCCGGAAGAAGAGTTTACTCTGGTTGCTGTCAAAATGCTCAAGGATGAAGCCTCTCATGACTTGCAACTAGATTTTGAGAGAGAGGCTTGTCTTCTGGCCGACTTTGACCACCCCAACATCGTGAAGTTGTTAGGTGTCTGTGCCATAGGTCGCCCCATGTGCTTGCTGTTTGAGTATATGGGAAAGGGTGACTTAAATGAATACCTAAGGGCCTGCAGCACTGCCACTAACTACCCACCAATGTCAGAATACAGGGAAGACTTAAGGTTACTGGCGACACCACTGGGCCATTTAGACTTATTGCATGTTGCGAGGCAGATCGCCTCAGGGATGGTCTACCTGTCTGATCGCAAATTTGTTCATCGAGACCTTGCCACCAGGAACTGTCTAATCAATGATGACATGGTAGTGAAGATTGCAGACTTCGGTCTTtcacataaaatttatttacaagaTTATTATAAGGGAGACGAGCATGACGCTATCCCAGTGAGATGGATGCCTTTAGAAAGCATATTGTACAATAAGTATACATTAGAGTCTGATGTGTGGGCCTATGGGGTATGCTTGTGGGAAATATTCTCTTTTGCCCTACAGCCTTACTTCGGAATGACCCATGAAGAAGTGGTCAGGTTCCTGAAGGACGGGAATGTCCTGGCGTGTCCGGACAACACGCCCCGCAGCGTGTACGATCTTATGCGCCAGTGCTGGAGCACGCACCCCACCGACCGACCCAACTTCAGACTGATTTATCAGATGTTAGACAACATACAAATGATTCTAGAACGAACTCATTCTGACTAA